One window from the genome of Ancylothrix sp. D3o encodes:
- a CDS encoding tetratricopeptide repeat protein, whose amino-acid sequence MLSPLFSLQQIEPNTPASQLWQAAKLCLKLGRINQSLTLAYSAAQKDPNQPQLYRNYYIEAVKLGAEFAEEIGDYQRASYYWEQLIQQVPQDGEAWYGLGIAKANLGDYGGAERALLRTLEVVPSHQKARMQLSKIQQIMKG is encoded by the coding sequence ATGCTGTCACCTCTTTTTTCCCTTCAGCAAATTGAACCTAATACCCCTGCTTCCCAACTGTGGCAAGCGGCAAAACTTTGTTTAAAATTAGGGAGAATTAATCAATCGCTGACGCTGGCTTACAGTGCAGCACAAAAAGACCCAAATCAGCCACAACTTTACAGAAATTATTATATTGAAGCGGTTAAATTGGGGGCTGAATTTGCGGAAGAAATCGGAGATTATCAAAGGGCGAGTTATTATTGGGAACAGTTAATCCAACAGGTTCCTCAAGATGGGGAGGCGTGGTATGGGTTGGGTATTGCGAAGGCAAATTTAGGTGATTATGGGGGTGCGGAAAGGGCGCTTTTGCGGACGTTGGAAGTGGTGCCGAGTCATCAAAAAGCACGGATGCAGTTGAGTAAAATTCAGCAGATAATGAAGGGGTGA